The nucleotide window GGTGGTGCTGTTAGAAGATGGTTATGCTTGTGTCTTCCCCTGGGTGGGGAGTGCGGCATTTCGGACCTTGGAGCGCTATGTGCGGTTCCATTGCAAGCCGGTGCTGAAGACGAAGGGCATTCGCAGCCGATCGCCCTATTTTATGGTGGTGAATCTGGGTAAATGTCCGTTGCCGAATCTCTATGTGGAGCTGAAGGCGATCGGTGATGGCCATGTGAAGCCGGAGCAGCTAATGGATGCGGATGAGGTGCCGAAGATCCAGAAGTATGACGAATACATTCTGCCGGAGATGTTGCGCAATGCCTATATGCACGATTCGCTGAATCTGGAGGGTTTGGTGAAGGTTGTGCAGAAGTGGCCGTAGCGGGATTTTGAGTTGAAGATTGAAGCCGCCGCCTGGGGTGACTCGGGCGGCTTTTTTGTGAAAAATTGTAGTGAGGAAAGAGCTGTAGAACTTACTCTGAGCAATCAATCAGTCGGTGAGTATTATCCAATCCGATCGCTCAGATGACGATAAGACTCGCCTGAACGACGCTGAATGATACTGATATGTCTGTGTCGAGCAAATATCGTATGAGACCTAACTGTTCTGGCGATGTTGTTTGCCATACTCTAAGGATTCGTCAAATAGTGCTTCGTTACTAATAGAGCCTGCGAGTTGGTCGAGCCAGCTTGACGAATTTTCGGGGCTGGTCGATTGAAGGGTGCTATTTCTCAACACCACATCGATCCGAGCTAATTCGGCTTCTAGATGTTTGAGTCGTTGTTCGACAGTTTGTTTCGTTGTGGTCATCGCTGAAGACCGATTGCAGAGGATTCTTCTCGGTTTAGCGCGATCGATTAATGTTTCTAAAAGTCTCAAGCTCAACTCTGGCTAACTCCAGTCCTCAAGCTGTAGTCCTGGCACTTGCTCAAAATCTCGCCGATTTCGCGTTATGACGATCGCTTGATTTGCCAGCGCCACTGACGCGATTTTTATATCCTTCTCCATTCGTCGTTTGCTGAGCGCTGGCTGGGATTGTAATAACCCCTGATAAATTCCATCAGCAGTCGTATCGAAGTTCAAAACTTGAGCACGCTGAAAAAAATTATTGGAATGCCAGAGACGTGTGTATAGCTCAACTTGCCGCTCCTTATAACGTGGGTCATTCAGGCTGACAATCCAGCCATTAAAGGATTCCTGAACAGAAATGATGCTGACAGCCCATTGGGATTTACGGAGATGGCTCAATCGATCGACGACAGTCGGATGGCCCCTGAGCGCCAGAGAAATATGGTCAGTATCAAGCAGGAAAAGACTCATAAACTAGGTGTATGCCGGATTGTCAGCATCTAGTTCGCGTTCTTCCCGCATCTTCTGCACCACTTCATCAAACAACGGATCATCTTTGAAAACACCGAATGGCAAGTTACTTGACAGTGGGTCAGCCTCAGAAACGTTCGCATTCAGCAATAAACCGCTAATGCGCGTTAGTTCCGCTTCTAGATAGGCAACCCGTTGTTCGATGGTTTGTGTCGTTGTGGTCATAGCTGAACACCGATCGTGAAATCTTCCTTCAGTTTAGCGCGATCGACCATCGCCTCCCGCTGCATGCTGCATCTCCGCATTTTCCCCAATCGCCAACCGCATGACCTTGGGCACCCTAGAAACGAATTGGTTTACGTTATCTACCCGCTCAATCACTTTCCCATCATGCGCATTAATCCTGGAATCGGCTTATTGGCTGGTCTTTCACTGGCATCTGCTCCCCTCTTGACGCTGGCGATCACTGCGAAATCACCAACTACGCCTGTCGTGACGGCCAAAAGCTGTGAAATGCCCAATATGGCTCAGCCCGCTGCCCGGATGCGGCTGTATCGCGATCGGCTCCTCGGATTCACCTTTGAAATCCCCGTAAACTACCGCTCCGTCGGCGTTCGCAATGGTGCAATGATTATGAACGCTGCGAGTTATCACTACTTCCAATGCATTCAACAGAATAAAATTGCCACAGAATTTCCACCCGTCAGCGTCAAAGTGGACATCGCCCCAATTCAAATCCGTTCTGCCAAACTCTACGACCACGTGATCACGGCCATGCCCTTTATGAAATCAGAAGGCATGGAATTCACCACCACCAACTTCGCCGATCGTGATGCCCTCACCTATCGCCAGAAAAACTTGCTCGAAGGTGGCATGACCCACTACGTTTCATTCTTATCCAACGATCGCCATAAGCTGATTACGCTTTCGGGGCCAGCGGGCGGTGCGGAATTCGAGCAGGCATTGCAAACCTTTCGGATGAAGTAATCCGTCCGTGGGCGTTTCGCATAAGTCGATCGTGGCCAGTGATACCCAATCTAAATCGGATTCTATAAAAGCTGGCCACCATTTGGGGGATGAGACAACTGCGCAATGATAAAGAACGATCGCCAGGGCAATCCGGCTAAAGCCGCAAAGATGACCAAAGCGCAGCGCGAACAGGCCCAAAAGCGAAAACATCAAAAGCGTCAACAGCAACTCAGCCACCAACAAACAAAGCGCCAGCAGCGAAAACGGGATGATGCCCAGGCAGCATTTGCGGCGCGACTTAACCGCAGTTCGATGAGTGACTTTCCCCTTGTGGCTGATAAGGTATCGCCCGCGACGCGACGCCCTGATGCCACCAGTGGCAATTTCCAGAACGCCGATCTAGCAGGCGCGAATCTATCGGGATTGCGGCTGAATGGGGCGAATTTCCGTGGGGCAAATTTGGCGGGAGCCTGGTTCAATGACTTTTGCTGCTATGACAATTTGCCTTGGGAGACGATCGCTAGTCTCACTGCTGTTACCTTTGTTGATGCAAATTTGTGTGGGGTGGATTTGTCGGCTGTAGATTTGACCGATGCTGATTTTGCCCGAGCGGATTTGACCGATGCTGATTTGTCCGAGGCCGATCTCCGTGGTGCGACTTTCAGTGCGGCGACTTGTGTTGGGACGAATTTCCGGGATGTTAATTTGTCGAATACTGACTTGGGCTTAGCTAACTGCGATCGCGCCACCTTCACCCACGCGAATTTGGGCGGGCTTGATTTAAGTGGCACAACGTTTCGCGGCGCAAATTTGCAATATGCGAATCTGAGTGGGGTGGAGTTGTGGGAAAACGATTTTACGGGTGCTGATCTGACAGGCGCTTGTCTCAAGGGGTTGCACATCACTGGCCCAGTGCAATGGGATAGGGTGAAATGTGAGTATTGCTATCGAAATTTTGACGTTGTGAATGGTCGGATTGTGGGGACCGATCGCTTACCTGCCACAGGGTCATTCAAGCCAGGCGAATTTGTACAGTTCTTGGAAACCTTCCAGTGAAATAAATCTATTGGTGCTGCTTCAGCCAGGTATTCAGATCTTCGATCGACTCAAAACTCAGGAGGGCGATCGCCAGATCATCGAGCTGATTAATGTCTAATTGTCCAATGGCTTCAGTGGCTTTCGGATTAAGATTGCCAATTTTTTTATTAAGCAGCCGCATCACTAACGATTGACTTCTGGCATATTCGCCTTCGGCTTTTGCCTCTTGATAAAATCGCGTGTTTTGGAGACTGTCTTCGATACCCAGCATTTTCTCTACCTCTTGGCGGGATAAGGTGCTGAACTTATAGATCATAATCGTGGTCACGATGTCCATTATCGTGCGAATTTCGGCCTTGATCTTGTTGCGGTTGAATCTGTCTCTGCCATAAGGATGGATCAGCCTTTACTTATGAAAGCTGTGATTTATGGATTTTCTGTGCCTAGAATGTTGAGGTTAAGTTTGCCAACTCGATATTCCATCGCTCGACATTCTATTGTGTTAGATTCTGCCCAACCGCCAACCTTTCGCTATGCCACATTCTTTCACTCTG belongs to Romeriopsis navalis LEGE 11480 and includes:
- a CDS encoding type II toxin-antitoxin system VapC family toxin — encoded protein: MSLFLLDTDHISLALRGHPTVVDRLSHLRKSQWAVSIISVQESFNGWIVSLNDPRYKERQVELYTRLWHSNNFFQRAQVLNFDTTADGIYQGLLQSQPALSKRRMEKDIKIASVALANQAIVITRNRRDFEQVPGLQLEDWS
- a CDS encoding pentapeptide repeat-containing protein, with amino-acid sequence MIKNDRQGNPAKAAKMTKAQREQAQKRKHQKRQQQLSHQQTKRQQRKRDDAQAAFAARLNRSSMSDFPLVADKVSPATRRPDATSGNFQNADLAGANLSGLRLNGANFRGANLAGAWFNDFCCYDNLPWETIASLTAVTFVDANLCGVDLSAVDLTDADFARADLTDADLSEADLRGATFSAATCVGTNFRDVNLSNTDLGLANCDRATFTHANLGGLDLSGTTFRGANLQYANLSGVELWENDFTGADLTGACLKGLHITGPVQWDRVKCEYCYRNFDVVNGRIVGTDRLPATGSFKPGEFVQFLETFQ
- a CDS encoding DUF4351 domain-containing protein is translated as MIHPYGRDRFNRNKIKAEIRTIMDIVTTIMIYKFSTLSRQEVEKMLGIEDSLQNTRFYQEAKAEGEYARSQSLVMRLLNKKIGNLNPKATEAIGQLDINQLDDLAIALLSFESIEDLNTWLKQHQ